One window from the genome of Acidihalobacter ferrooxydans encodes:
- the recA gene encoding recombinase RecA — MDENRKKALAAALGQIEKQFGKGSVMRMGDSAAARDVSVISTGSLALDVALGVGGLPRGRVVEIYGPESSGKTTLTLQAIAECQREGGTCAFIDAEHALDPGYAEKLGVQVDDLLVSQPDTGEQALEIADMLVRSSAIDLVVVDSVAALTPKAEIEGEMGDSHVGLQARLMSQALRKLTANIKRSNTLVIFINQIRMKIGVMFGSPETTTGGNALKFYASVRLDIRRIGAIKRGDEVVGNETRVKVVKNKIAPPFRQAEFEILYGEGISREGELIELGVREGLVDKAGAWYSYNGERIGQGKDNVRGFLKEHPEMAAEIDRALREKLLPRQNPAQAQAGQEVDA; from the coding sequence GTGGATGAGAATCGCAAGAAAGCTCTTGCTGCTGCCCTGGGGCAGATCGAGAAGCAGTTTGGCAAGGGATCGGTCATGCGCATGGGCGATTCTGCCGCTGCCCGCGATGTCTCCGTGATCTCTACCGGATCCCTCGCGCTGGACGTGGCGTTGGGTGTTGGAGGTTTGCCGCGCGGCCGCGTGGTCGAGATTTATGGGCCTGAGTCCTCAGGCAAAACCACGCTGACCTTACAGGCGATCGCGGAGTGTCAGCGCGAGGGTGGGACGTGCGCGTTCATCGATGCCGAGCATGCGCTCGATCCGGGGTACGCTGAGAAGCTGGGCGTCCAGGTTGACGATCTGCTCGTTTCTCAGCCGGATACGGGCGAACAGGCGCTTGAGATTGCCGACATGTTGGTGCGTTCCAGTGCGATTGATCTGGTCGTGGTCGACTCGGTTGCGGCGCTGACGCCAAAAGCTGAAATCGAAGGTGAAATGGGTGATTCGCATGTCGGGCTACAAGCCAGATTGATGTCGCAGGCACTGCGCAAGCTGACGGCGAACATCAAACGGTCAAACACGCTGGTTATCTTCATCAACCAGATCCGTATGAAAATCGGCGTGATGTTCGGGAGTCCCGAGACCACGACCGGTGGTAATGCACTCAAGTTTTATGCGTCTGTTCGTTTGGATATCCGCCGTATCGGCGCGATTAAGCGAGGTGACGAAGTGGTCGGCAACGAAACGCGCGTAAAAGTGGTCAAGAATAAGATCGCCCCGCCATTCCGGCAGGCCGAATTCGAAATCCTCTACGGCGAGGGTATCTCGCGCGAAGGTGAGTTGATCGAACTGGGTGTCCGGGAAGGGCTGGTGGACAAAGCCGGAGCCTGGTACAGCTATAACGGCGAGAGGATCGGCCAGGGCAAGGACAACGTGCGCGGATTTCTCAAGGAACATCCCGAAATGGCTGCGGAAATAGACCGTGCGTTGCGTGAAAAACTATTGCCCAGACAAAATCCTGCGCAGGCTCAGGCAGGGCAGGAAGTAGACGCTTGA
- the thpR gene encoding RNA 2',3'-cyclic phosphodiesterase, whose translation MKTVEPRVRRLFFAALPDRETRAGLATVLRALPDGIGRPVAVENLHMTLVFVGAVNERCAYCVRDRADQVPRFHVDVSLDRLGCFREAGALWLGPTATPQRLLEMAGGLNLLLKHCGIALDRDDFRPHVTLARKVYDVPAHDSFRPVVWRSSGFSLMESISSPRGVRYRSVQYYGVPR comes from the coding sequence ATGAAGACCGTTGAACCGAGAGTGCGCCGACTGTTTTTCGCCGCTTTGCCCGATCGTGAAACGCGGGCCGGACTCGCCACTGTCCTGCGTGCTTTGCCGGATGGGATCGGCCGCCCGGTGGCGGTGGAAAATCTGCATATGACCCTGGTATTCGTCGGCGCAGTGAACGAACGCTGCGCATACTGCGTGCGCGACAGGGCTGACCAGGTGCCCCGGTTCCATGTCGATGTGTCGCTGGATCGTCTCGGCTGCTTTCGCGAGGCGGGCGCGCTGTGGCTCGGCCCGACGGCGACTCCGCAGCGGTTGTTGGAGATGGCCGGCGGGTTGAATTTGCTCCTGAAACATTGCGGTATCGCGCTTGATCGAGACGATTTCAGGCCGCATGTGACGCTTGCAAGAAAGGTGTATGACGTGCCTGCGCACGACTCTTTCAGGCCTGTTGTCTGGCGCTCGTCCGGTTTCTCGCTGATGGAGTCAATCAGTAGCCCGCGCGGCGTGCGTTATCGATCTGTACAGTATTACGGCGTACCTCGATAA
- the alaS gene encoding alanine--tRNA ligase: MITSAELRSKFLEFFHANGHEIVPSSSLVPSNDPTLLFTNAGMVQFKDVFLGEDTRPYSRATTAQRCVRAGGKHNDLENVGYTARHHTFFEMLGNFSFGDYFKAEAIDFAWRFLTEELGLAAEKLWVTVYVEDDEAADLWLNKIGVDPARFTRIGDKAGGKRYESDNFWTMGDTGPCGPCTEIFYDHGPAVAGGPPGSPEEDGDRYIEIWNLVFMQYNRDRAGTLTPLPKPSVDTGMGLERLAAVLQGVHSNYDIDLFQNLMRAVARLAGLDTLDNPSLRVIADHIRSCSFLIVDGVVPSNEGRGYVLRRIIRRAARHGHRLGLREPFFYRLVVPLVAEMGQAYPELAAAEARIEQVLAQEEERFAETLENGLRLLAEAVRSLPGHRLPGELIFRLYDTYGFPVDLTADIAREQQLELDMDGFEREMAAQRAKARAASRFDADYGAGVKVDGKTRFVGYDRLEDTGQIVALFKDGMAVDTLQSGEQGIVVLDQTPFYAESGGQVGDTGELRSEGRLFAVSDTRKFGDAHGHLGKLEAGELRRGDRLDAHVDGARRQAVVLNHSATHLMHEALRRVLGEHVEQKGSLVAADRLRFDFAHYQAVTPEQLREIERIVNAQIRMNLDAQAHVMSLEQARQTGARALFGEKYGDEVRVLEIGFSTELCGGTHVRRVGDIGLFKIISESGVAAGVRRIEAVTGDNALRLIEENETRLGLVADLLKSGRDDVDDKLRQLLERTRQLERALEDARGKLAAQAGAELVDAAQTVGEIKVLAARLDGMDAKALRETLDRLKDQLGRAVVVLGAADEAGKITLVAGVTKNETSLIRAGDAVNQVARQVGGKGGGRPDMAQAGGNKPEKLDAALASLTDWVAEQLAYNVA, translated from the coding sequence ATGATTACGAGTGCAGAACTGCGCAGCAAATTCCTGGAATTTTTCCATGCCAACGGCCACGAAATCGTGCCGTCGAGTTCGCTGGTGCCGAGTAATGACCCGACCTTGCTGTTCACCAATGCGGGCATGGTGCAGTTCAAGGATGTTTTTCTCGGCGAGGATACGCGCCCCTATTCCCGCGCGACCACGGCGCAGCGCTGCGTACGCGCCGGCGGCAAGCATAATGACTTGGAGAATGTGGGTTACACCGCGCGACACCACACCTTTTTCGAGATGTTGGGCAACTTCAGCTTTGGCGATTATTTCAAGGCCGAAGCGATCGACTTCGCCTGGCGTTTTCTGACCGAGGAACTTGGTCTTGCGGCAGAAAAACTCTGGGTGACGGTCTATGTCGAAGACGACGAAGCGGCCGATCTCTGGCTGAACAAAATCGGCGTCGACCCGGCGCGGTTCACCCGCATCGGCGATAAGGCCGGCGGCAAACGTTACGAGAGCGACAATTTCTGGACCATGGGCGACACGGGGCCGTGTGGGCCGTGTACGGAAATCTTCTACGACCACGGTCCCGCGGTGGCGGGTGGTCCGCCGGGGTCGCCGGAAGAAGATGGCGATCGTTACATCGAGATATGGAACCTCGTGTTCATGCAGTACAACCGTGACCGCGCGGGCACGCTCACGCCGCTGCCGAAGCCTTCCGTCGATACCGGCATGGGCCTGGAGCGTCTCGCCGCAGTTCTGCAAGGCGTGCACAGTAACTATGACATCGACCTGTTCCAGAATCTGATGCGCGCAGTTGCGCGGTTGGCCGGTCTGGATACCCTGGATAACCCGTCGCTGCGCGTGATTGCCGATCACATCCGCTCGTGCAGTTTTCTGATCGTGGACGGGGTCGTGCCGTCGAACGAAGGACGCGGCTACGTCCTGCGCCGCATCATTCGCCGTGCCGCACGGCACGGGCATCGACTCGGTTTGCGCGAACCCTTTTTCTATCGTCTCGTCGTTCCGCTGGTGGCCGAAATGGGGCAGGCATACCCTGAGCTGGCAGCCGCGGAGGCGCGCATCGAACAGGTTCTGGCGCAGGAAGAAGAACGTTTTGCCGAAACCCTGGAAAATGGCCTGCGGCTATTGGCCGAGGCGGTGCGTAGTCTGCCTGGGCACCGCTTGCCAGGCGAGCTAATTTTCCGGCTTTACGATACGTATGGGTTTCCCGTTGACCTCACGGCGGACATCGCGCGCGAGCAGCAGCTCGAACTCGATATGGATGGATTCGAGCGCGAAATGGCCGCGCAGCGCGCCAAGGCGCGTGCCGCCAGCCGGTTCGATGCCGATTATGGCGCCGGGGTTAAGGTCGACGGCAAGACCCGGTTCGTCGGTTACGACCGACTTGAGGATACAGGTCAAATCGTCGCGTTATTCAAGGACGGCATGGCGGTCGATACACTGCAATCCGGCGAACAAGGCATCGTGGTGCTCGATCAAACGCCGTTCTATGCAGAATCGGGTGGTCAGGTGGGCGATACCGGCGAACTGCGGAGCGAAGGCCGGCTGTTTGCCGTCAGCGACACGCGCAAGTTCGGCGATGCGCACGGCCATCTGGGTAAACTCGAAGCAGGCGAGCTGCGACGGGGAGATCGCCTCGATGCGCACGTCGATGGCGCGCGGCGCCAGGCGGTCGTGCTCAACCATTCGGCGACGCACCTGATGCATGAAGCGCTTCGTCGCGTACTCGGCGAGCATGTCGAACAGAAAGGCTCATTGGTCGCAGCGGATCGTTTGCGTTTCGATTTCGCGCATTATCAGGCGGTCACGCCAGAGCAGCTGCGCGAAATCGAGCGCATCGTCAACGCCCAGATTCGGATGAATCTTGATGCGCAAGCTCATGTGATGTCGCTCGAACAAGCGCGACAGACGGGCGCGCGGGCATTGTTCGGCGAGAAATACGGTGATGAGGTCCGTGTCCTCGAAATCGGTTTTTCTACCGAATTGTGCGGCGGGACGCACGTGCGCCGTGTCGGCGATATCGGACTGTTCAAAATCATTTCCGAGAGTGGTGTGGCGGCTGGTGTGCGCCGTATCGAAGCCGTTACCGGGGACAATGCCTTACGGTTGATCGAAGAAAATGAAACGCGCCTAGGCTTGGTTGCGGATCTGCTCAAATCGGGCCGGGACGATGTGGACGACAAACTTCGTCAATTACTCGAACGCACGCGTCAGCTTGAGCGGGCGCTTGAAGACGCGCGCGGCAAGCTGGCGGCTCAGGCAGGCGCAGAGCTTGTCGATGCGGCGCAGACCGTGGGCGAGATCAAGGTGCTCGCGGCACGACTCGACGGCATGGACGCGAAAGCCCTGCGGGAAACGCTTGATCGGCTTAAGGATCAGCTCGGCCGCGCTGTCGTCGTGCTCGGGGCAGCCGATGAGGCTGGCAAGATCACGCTGGTCGCCGGGGTGACGAAGAACGAAACGTCCCTCATCCGCGCCGGCGATGCCGTCAATCAGGTCGCGCGGCAGGTTGGCGGCAAGGGCGGAGGACGCCCGGATATGGCGCAGGCAGGCGGCAACAAACCCGAGAAGCTGGACGCCGCGCTGGCCTCCCTGACCGATTGGGTGGCAGAGCAGCTCGCGTACAACGTAGCCTGA
- a CDS encoding L,D-transpeptidase family protein, whose translation MLTVPELVRSLPAQSTHRAMTGAEIRKRLVALHYLPFHLIGRSCRDKHVVYHYRWAFKIPPVLRRLVSQYAWTDPYNPWVLGALYQFEATHGLAIRSGREGILGLPKPVVRALRQARRPDPQRWTWVLVSQRPQPETVRLFVAGRGWVLHSPCNTGVLNSTPIGTWPIYARARHTRMTGQFPIPVSARFVRLYDHAVRADIAVKPLSFHRYHQAWVWYQPYDDPDVQWVNYFFAGRAVHFFPRAAYGFPQSAGCVELPRAAARHAFALLHIGVPVSVIADLPKGLLGMSPDSGRRV comes from the coding sequence ATGCTTACCGTGCCTGAGTTGGTTCGTTCATTGCCAGCCCAATCGACCCATCGGGCGATGACGGGCGCCGAGATTCGAAAACGACTTGTCGCGTTGCATTATCTGCCCTTTCATCTGATCGGACGGAGTTGCCGTGACAAGCATGTGGTTTATCACTACCGTTGGGCATTCAAGATACCCCCCGTCCTGCGGCGGCTCGTATCTCAATATGCCTGGACCGATCCGTACAACCCTTGGGTGCTGGGTGCGTTGTATCAATTCGAGGCGACCCATGGGCTTGCGATTCGGTCCGGGCGGGAGGGAATTCTGGGGCTGCCCAAGCCGGTTGTTCGTGCCTTGCGCCAAGCCCGGCGTCCCGACCCGCAACGTTGGACGTGGGTATTGGTCAGTCAGCGTCCACAGCCCGAGACCGTGCGTCTGTTCGTGGCCGGCAGGGGCTGGGTTTTGCACAGCCCCTGCAATACGGGCGTACTGAATTCCACGCCCATCGGCACCTGGCCCATTTACGCCAGGGCCCGGCACACCCGCATGACAGGGCAGTTTCCTATACCGGTATCGGCGCGTTTTGTACGGCTTTATGATCACGCCGTCCGGGCGGATATTGCGGTGAAACCGCTGAGCTTTCACCGCTACCACCAAGCATGGGTATGGTATCAGCCCTATGACGACCCGGATGTGCAGTGGGTGAATTATTTTTTTGCGGGTCGCGCCGTACATTTTTTCCCGCGCGCTGCGTATGGTTTTCCGCAAAGTGCCGGCTGCGTGGAATTGCCGCGCGCAGCGGCCCGGCATGCGTTTGCCCTGCTGCATATTGGGGTGCCGGTGAGCGTGATCGCTGATCTGCCGAAAGGGCTGCTTGGGATGTCGCCCGACAGCGGCCGGCGCGTTTAA
- a CDS encoding CinA family protein, whose translation METDSELVRVLGDLLVERGIRITTAESCTGGWIAKLLTDLPGSSAWFSHGFVTYSNAAKQEMLGVPAEVFARFGAVSSECVRAMAEGALRFAANGLAIAVSGIAGPDGGTLDKPVGTVWFALSGAGGSTVTKRCQLPGDREAVRHAAARIALQMAIDRVREAAS comes from the coding sequence GTGGAAACCGATAGTGAACTGGTGCGTGTGCTGGGTGATTTGTTGGTGGAGCGCGGTATCCGCATTACGACTGCCGAGTCATGCACAGGGGGTTGGATTGCCAAACTGCTGACGGACTTACCGGGGAGTTCGGCCTGGTTTTCCCACGGCTTCGTGACCTACAGCAATGCGGCGAAGCAGGAAATGTTGGGAGTACCGGCGGAGGTGTTCGCGCGTTTCGGTGCGGTGAGCAGTGAATGCGTCAGAGCGATGGCTGAAGGTGCCCTGCGCTTTGCTGCCAATGGGCTGGCCATTGCGGTCAGCGGTATTGCCGGTCCGGATGGGGGAACGCTGGATAAGCCGGTCGGTACCGTCTGGTTTGCGCTCAGTGGCGCAGGCGGGAGTACGGTGACGAAGCGTTGTCAGTTGCCCGGCGACCGGGAGGCGGTCAGACACGCCGCGGCCCGCATCGCTTTGCAAATGGCGATCGACCGGGTGCGCGAAGCTGCTTCCTGA
- a CDS encoding regulatory protein RecX, translated as MGSDSSPRDVALRLLAQREHSFAELRVKLAGRGFSETETMATLAALADAGLQSDARYAEVYVRSRAGRSYGPLRIRAELRQRGVDAQCIDTALADHDEDWDAIARAHYRRHFGGRPPRDYTERAKRLRHMQQRGFDMQTLRTLTDIGDAAEDD; from the coding sequence TTGGGCTCGGATTCTTCGCCGCGCGACGTTGCGCTGAGGCTGCTTGCACAGCGCGAACATTCGTTCGCCGAGCTGCGCGTCAAGCTGGCGGGCCGGGGGTTTTCGGAAACTGAAACGATGGCTACGTTGGCGGCGTTGGCGGATGCCGGGTTGCAGAGTGACGCGCGCTATGCCGAGGTCTACGTGCGTAGCCGGGCCGGACGCAGTTATGGCCCGTTGCGCATACGTGCTGAATTGCGCCAGCGCGGTGTCGATGCGCAGTGCATCGACACCGCACTGGCGGATCATGACGAAGATTGGGATGCGATTGCACGGGCGCATTACCGGCGCCATTTCGGTGGCCGACCGCCAAGGGATTACACGGAGCGAGCGAAGCGGCTGCGGCATATGCAGCAGCGCGGCTTTGACATGCAAACGCTGCGTACGCTGACGGATATCGGCGATGCGGCTGAAGATGATTGA